In Luteolibacter sp. Y139, the following proteins share a genomic window:
- a CDS encoding SDR family oxidoreductase, producing the protein MKHVLITGCTRGLGLAMARAFAARGWTVSGCGTNPIRVDVLAAELGEKHRVVVADVSSEKEVAGFASDILSGPGAPDLLLNNAAIINRNAALWEIEADEFSKVIDVNLKGIHHVLREFLPAMIARGSGVVVNFSSGWGRSTAPEVAPYCCTKWGVEGLTQALAQELPEGLAAIALNPGIIDTDMLQSCFGKGASDFPNPAKWAATAVPFLEKLGPKDNGQALTAP; encoded by the coding sequence GTGAAGCATGTTCTCATCACCGGATGCACCCGCGGCCTCGGCCTCGCCATGGCCCGAGCCTTCGCGGCAAGGGGCTGGACCGTCTCCGGTTGCGGCACCAATCCCATCCGCGTCGATGTCCTGGCCGCCGAGCTCGGCGAAAAACACCGGGTGGTCGTCGCCGACGTCAGCTCGGAAAAGGAAGTCGCCGGATTCGCCAGCGACATCCTCTCCGGCCCCGGCGCCCCCGACCTGCTCCTCAACAACGCCGCCATCATCAACCGCAACGCCGCCCTCTGGGAGATCGAGGCCGACGAGTTTTCCAAGGTCATCGACGTCAATCTCAAGGGCATCCACCACGTCCTCCGCGAGTTTCTGCCCGCCATGATCGCCCGCGGCAGCGGCGTCGTCGTCAATTTCTCCTCCGGCTGGGGCCGCTCCACCGCCCCCGAAGTCGCCCCCTACTGCTGCACCAAATGGGGCGTCGAAGGCCTCACCCAAGCCCTCGCCCAGGAACTCCCCGAAGGCCTCGCCGCCATCGCCCTCAACCCCGGCATCATCGACACCGACATGCTCCAAAGCTGCTTCGGCAAAGGCGCCTCCGACTTCCCCAACCCCGCGAAGTGGGCCGCCACCGCCGTCCCCTTCCTCGAAAAACTCGGCCCGAAGGACAACGGGCAGGCGCTGACGGCACCATAA
- a CDS encoding zinc metallopeptidase: MIFDSLQILAQYQQQPEPGGLGMTYWLIIGASMLVSMAIGGMLKKRFTEYSQIPIRMTGAQVAEAMLRQNGINDVQVVSVPGQLTDHYDPLRKTVNLSEPVYRMNSVAAAAVAAHECGHAVQHQQAYAWLTFRSKMVPAVQFANTMQQFLMMAAMIGVAMFHSVTMLWVWVAVFGVTTLFAVVTLPVEFDASRRALVWLEKSGIANQMEHERAKNALFWAAMTYVAGAVAAVAQLVYLIMMATGGRRNN, encoded by the coding sequence ATGATTTTCGATTCGCTCCAGATTCTCGCGCAATACCAGCAGCAGCCTGAGCCGGGTGGGCTCGGGATGACCTACTGGCTGATCATTGGTGCCTCGATGCTGGTGAGCATGGCGATCGGCGGGATGCTGAAGAAGCGTTTCACCGAGTATTCGCAGATCCCGATCCGGATGACGGGCGCGCAGGTGGCGGAGGCGATGCTACGGCAGAACGGGATCAATGACGTGCAGGTGGTCAGCGTACCGGGCCAGCTGACCGACCACTACGATCCGCTCCGCAAGACGGTGAATCTGAGCGAGCCGGTGTATCGCATGAACTCCGTGGCGGCCGCTGCGGTGGCGGCGCATGAGTGCGGTCACGCGGTGCAGCACCAGCAGGCGTATGCGTGGCTGACCTTCCGCTCGAAGATGGTGCCGGCGGTGCAGTTCGCGAATACGATGCAGCAGTTCCTGATGATGGCCGCGATGATCGGCGTCGCGATGTTCCACAGCGTCACGATGCTGTGGGTGTGGGTGGCGGTGTTTGGCGTGACCACGCTCTTCGCGGTGGTGACGCTGCCGGTGGAATTTGACGCGAGCCGGCGGGCGCTGGTGTGGCTGGAAAAAAGCGGGATCGCGAACCAGATGGAGCACGAGCGGGCGAAGAACGCGCTGTTCTGGGCGGCGATGACGTATGTGGCCGGGGCAGTGGCTGCGGTGGCGCAGCTGGTCTACCTGATCATGATGGCGACGGGTGGGCGGCGTAATAATTGA
- a CDS encoding glycoside hydrolase family 16 protein, producing MKFYAIFLLSAALGSAQTPAPAPAGWKLVWSDEFNGKDIDFSKWDVEENGHGGGNGELQYYVDRPDNIRIEDGNLVIEAKKEKFNAAGVQKDYTSGRMRTKRRANWLYGRFEMRAKLPAGRGVWPAFWMLPAKDSYGGWASSGEIDIMEMVGHEPSTVHGTLHHGGTWPKNVHTGAPFELKKGIFADDFHTFAAEWEKGVIRWYVDGELYQTQNKWSSAGGEFPAPFDQPFYLVLNVAVGGGWPGPPDAKTVFPQKMTVDWVRVYQRP from the coding sequence ATGAAATTTTATGCAATTTTCCTCCTCTCCGCCGCCCTCGGGAGCGCCCAGACGCCAGCTCCCGCCCCGGCAGGCTGGAAACTCGTCTGGTCCGACGAATTCAACGGCAAGGACATCGATTTCTCGAAGTGGGACGTCGAGGAAAACGGCCACGGTGGCGGAAATGGCGAGCTGCAGTACTACGTCGACCGCCCCGACAACATCCGTATCGAGGACGGCAACCTCGTGATCGAAGCGAAGAAGGAAAAGTTCAACGCCGCCGGAGTGCAGAAGGACTACACCTCCGGCCGCATGCGGACGAAGCGCCGCGCCAACTGGCTCTACGGCCGCTTCGAGATGCGCGCCAAGCTCCCCGCCGGCCGCGGCGTCTGGCCCGCCTTCTGGATGCTCCCGGCCAAGGATTCCTACGGCGGCTGGGCATCCAGCGGCGAGATCGACATCATGGAAATGGTCGGCCACGAGCCCTCCACCGTCCACGGCACCCTCCACCACGGCGGCACCTGGCCGAAGAACGTCCACACCGGCGCCCCCTTCGAGCTGAAAAAGGGCATCTTCGCCGATGACTTCCACACCTTCGCCGCCGAGTGGGAAAAGGGCGTGATCCGCTGGTACGTCGATGGCGAGCTCTACCAGACCCAGAACAAATGGAGCAGCGCCGGCGGCGAATTCCCCGCCCCCTTCGACCAGCCCTTCTACCTCGTCCTCAACGTCGCCGTCGGCGGCGGCTGGCCCGGCCCACCCGACGCCAAGACCGTCTTCCCGCAAAAGATGACCGTCGATTGGGTGCGGGTGTATCAGCGGCCCTGA
- a CDS encoding ATP-dependent helicase, with protein sequence MAGGFSFDSLNKAQRDAVASLDGPVLILAGAGTGKTRTVTCRISNMLERGIPPENILAVTFTNKAAAEMKERIGGMVSKKKAEQMTVCTFHSLCVRLLRGGIHKLGYKKNFSICSGSDQVGIMKQLVVRMGGSDEKVKAEAVLAEISRAKNRGIPPQDLEDDFFASLGVAYQNELRAQNAVDFDDLLLLAEQLLREHHDVRDYFRSVYLRVTVDEFQDTNGLQMKLLQQLVGPPYHVCVVGDDDQSIYGFRGAESANILEFERFFPNPKIILLEENYRSTHAILHTANSLIRRNVGRREKSLKSTIAGGEPVRLVGMPGDEEEATFIAEEILADKARGNFPWEHFAVLFRTNKQSRKIEEALRERKIPYRMVGAQSFYDRREVKDALAYTALLDDPEADVPLLRVLNSPPRGIGQATAMLATDYSREIGASVWRALTDEGFLSQLGTKVRNSIETFTTQILTSKMKIDAKVMPANLVLKEFLDEIEYLPWLERGCKTDQEKTQRGEGLAEVVSELAKAIERGKTLRKFLDDSALASDREDDDLEKKSGATLITLHASKGLEFPSVFLVGLEEGVLPHQRSVTEGTKDEERRLLYVGITRAQQKLAMTYCTVRMKWGQEVSCQSSSFIPELDEEYLIHTTYDDIMGAEADDAELDNFFGGLKSFLDS encoded by the coding sequence ATGGCAGGTGGCTTTTCTTTCGACTCCCTCAACAAGGCCCAACGGGATGCCGTGGCTTCGCTGGATGGCCCTGTCTTGATCCTGGCGGGAGCGGGTACGGGCAAAACGCGGACGGTGACCTGCCGGATCTCAAACATGCTGGAGCGGGGCATTCCGCCCGAGAACATCCTCGCGGTGACCTTCACGAACAAGGCTGCGGCCGAGATGAAGGAGCGCATCGGCGGGATGGTTTCGAAGAAGAAGGCGGAGCAGATGACGGTCTGCACCTTCCACTCGCTTTGCGTGCGGCTGCTGCGCGGGGGCATTCACAAGCTGGGGTACAAGAAGAATTTCTCGATCTGCAGCGGCAGCGACCAGGTCGGCATCATGAAGCAACTCGTGGTCCGCATGGGCGGCAGCGATGAGAAGGTGAAGGCGGAGGCGGTGCTGGCAGAGATCTCGCGCGCGAAGAACCGCGGCATACCGCCGCAGGATCTGGAGGATGATTTTTTCGCGTCGCTCGGTGTGGCGTATCAGAACGAGCTGCGGGCGCAGAATGCGGTCGACTTCGATGACCTGCTGCTGCTCGCCGAGCAACTGCTGCGCGAGCACCACGACGTGCGCGATTATTTCCGCAGCGTGTATCTGCGGGTGACGGTCGATGAGTTCCAGGACACGAACGGCCTGCAGATGAAGCTGCTCCAGCAACTGGTGGGGCCACCGTATCACGTCTGCGTGGTGGGTGATGACGACCAGTCGATCTATGGCTTCCGCGGTGCGGAGAGTGCGAACATCCTCGAGTTCGAGCGGTTCTTCCCGAATCCGAAGATCATCCTGCTGGAGGAAAACTATCGCTCCACGCACGCGATCCTGCACACGGCGAACAGCCTGATCCGTCGCAATGTGGGACGGCGCGAGAAGTCGCTGAAGTCGACCATCGCCGGTGGTGAGCCGGTTCGGCTCGTCGGCATGCCTGGCGATGAGGAAGAGGCGACGTTCATCGCGGAGGAGATTTTGGCGGACAAGGCGCGCGGAAATTTCCCGTGGGAGCACTTCGCGGTGCTATTCCGTACGAACAAGCAGAGTCGCAAGATCGAGGAGGCCTTGCGCGAGCGAAAGATCCCTTACCGGATGGTGGGCGCGCAGAGCTTCTACGATCGCCGCGAGGTGAAGGATGCGCTGGCCTACACGGCATTGTTAGACGACCCCGAGGCCGATGTGCCCTTGCTGCGCGTGCTGAATTCACCGCCGCGTGGCATTGGCCAGGCGACCGCAATGCTGGCCACGGATTACAGCCGCGAGATCGGCGCGAGCGTGTGGCGTGCCCTGACCGACGAGGGTTTCCTCAGTCAGCTCGGCACCAAGGTCCGCAATTCGATCGAAACCTTCACCACGCAGATCCTCACCTCGAAAATGAAGATCGACGCAAAGGTGATGCCGGCGAATCTGGTGCTGAAGGAGTTCCTCGATGAGATCGAGTATCTCCCGTGGCTGGAGCGCGGATGTAAGACCGACCAGGAGAAAACGCAGCGGGGTGAAGGTCTCGCTGAAGTCGTGTCAGAACTCGCGAAGGCGATCGAGCGCGGCAAGACCTTGCGCAAGTTCCTGGATGATAGTGCGCTTGCTTCCGATCGGGAGGATGATGACCTTGAGAAGAAGAGCGGTGCCACCTTGATCACGCTGCACGCGTCGAAGGGTCTGGAGTTTCCCAGCGTGTTTCTCGTGGGTCTCGAAGAAGGCGTGCTGCCGCACCAGCGCAGCGTGACGGAAGGCACGAAGGATGAGGAGCGCCGACTGCTCTACGTGGGTATCACCCGCGCCCAGCAGAAGCTGGCGATGACCTACTGCACCGTCCGAATGAAGTGGGGCCAGGAGGTGTCCTGCCAATCGAGCAGCTTCATTCCGGAGCTGGATGAGGAATATCTGATCCACACCACCTACGACGACATCATGGGTGCCGAGGCGGATGATGCGGAGCTCGACAATTTCTTCGGCGGCTTGAAGAGCTTCCTGGATAGCTGA
- a CDS encoding glycoside hydrolase family 43 protein yields MLAPLASAQEKEKKPGNPIDPGWYADPEGIVFGNEYWVFPTYSAPYDQQTHFDAFSSPDLKKWTKHEKIFDTGDIKWAKRAMWAPSIIEKGGKYYLFFAANDIQNDQQEGGIGVAVANKPQGPYKDLLGKPLIDKFHNGAQPIDGFVFHDDDGSYYFIYGGWRHCNITKLKDDFTGFIPFEGGETFKEITPKGYVEGPFVFKKDGKYYFMWSEGGWTGPDYKVAYAISDSLIGPHERIGVVLQQDPAVGTGAGHHSVIHNKKDDSWYIVYHRHPLGDKDGNHRVTCVDKLEFDEKGLIKPVKMTFEGVAASPLK; encoded by the coding sequence ATGCTCGCGCCGCTGGCTTCTGCTCAAGAAAAAGAGAAGAAGCCCGGCAATCCGATCGATCCAGGGTGGTATGCGGATCCCGAGGGGATTGTGTTCGGCAATGAGTATTGGGTATTCCCTACTTATTCCGCGCCCTACGACCAGCAGACCCACTTCGATGCCTTTTCGTCGCCGGATCTGAAGAAGTGGACGAAGCACGAGAAGATCTTCGATACCGGCGATATCAAGTGGGCGAAGAGGGCGATGTGGGCGCCGTCGATCATCGAGAAGGGCGGCAAGTACTACCTCTTCTTCGCGGCGAACGACATCCAGAACGACCAGCAGGAAGGTGGCATCGGGGTGGCGGTGGCGAACAAGCCGCAGGGGCCTTACAAGGATCTCCTCGGCAAGCCGCTGATCGACAAATTTCACAACGGCGCGCAGCCGATCGATGGCTTTGTCTTTCACGATGACGATGGCAGCTACTACTTCATCTACGGTGGCTGGCGTCACTGCAACATCACCAAGCTGAAGGATGACTTCACCGGTTTCATTCCCTTCGAGGGCGGCGAGACTTTCAAGGAGATCACGCCGAAGGGCTATGTGGAGGGGCCGTTTGTTTTCAAGAAGGACGGCAAGTATTACTTCATGTGGTCCGAGGGCGGCTGGACGGGCCCGGACTACAAGGTGGCTTATGCGATTTCCGACAGCCTCATCGGCCCGCACGAGCGGATCGGCGTGGTGCTCCAGCAGGATCCGGCTGTCGGCACCGGAGCGGGGCATCACTCCGTGATCCACAACAAGAAGGATGACTCCTGGTACATCGTCTATCACCGTCACCCGCTCGGCGACAAGGACGGCAATCACCGGGTGACCTGCGTCGACAAGCTGGAATTCGACGAGAAAGGCCTTATCAAGCCGGTCAAGATGACCTTCGAAGGTGTGGCTGCGAGCCCGCTGAAGTGA